GACGTCTGTCGGCTCGAATGTGCGCGTGCGCGTTGCGGTCATTTTCGGTGGCCAAAGCAGCGAGCACAGCATCTCTTGTCTGTCGGCAGCCAGCGTCTTGGCCGCCATCGACCGGACACGGTACGACGTTACGGCAGTCGGGATCAGTCGGACCGGTTCTTGGCACCGCGTCAGTGATGACCCAGCCGACTGGGCTCGCCAGGGTGACAATTTGCCCAGCATCACCGGTGATGAGCCTGCCGCGACGATCGGCTTGGGTCCCAGTGCCACGGCCGGATCTGCCTCGACGATCGATGTCGATGTTGTGTTTCCTGTTCTGCACGGTCCCTTTGGCGAGGACGGCACGATCCAGGGTGCGCTGGAACTGGCCCACGTGCCTTACGTGGGTTCCGGTGTCCTTGCCTCGGCAGCCACCATGGATAAGCAGACGACCAAACTCCTGCTGGCCGCCTTCGGACTGCCGGTCGGCCGTTATGTTGGAATCAGCGACAGCAAATGGACCAGAGACCGCGAGGAGGCGCTTGCGCAGATCGCAACGTTGCGGTTCCCTGTCTTCGTCAAGCCGGCACGGGCTGGATCAAGTGTTGGCATCTCCAAGGTGCACGACCTCGATGCTGTTCCAGCCGCCATCGAGGAGGCCCGCAAACAGGATCACAAACTGATCATCGAAGAGTCGGTGGAGCACGCTCGAGAGATCGAATGTGGGGTCTTGGCCAGCCTGGGCTACGAGCCACCGCTGTCCAGTCGTTGTGCGGAAATCACTGTCCATGGCGGCCACGAGTTCTACGACTTCGCGGCAAAGTATCTGGACGACTCCGCGACCCTGACAGTCCCGGCTGATTTACCCGAAGCGGTCCATAAGGAACTCGGCGAACTCGCCGTTCGGGCGTTCGATGCGCTGGGATGTGACGGTCTGGCGAGGGTCGATTTCTTCCTGACCGAGGACGGTGATGCCGTCATTAACGAGATCAACACCATGCCCGGCTTCACGTCGATCTCGTTGTTCCCACGCATGTGGCAGGACTCAGGCGTCTCCTACCCCGAACTCATCGATCACCTCATCAAAATCGCCTTGGAGCGAGGGACGGGCCTGCAATGACCACGGTTCGAACGTTTGCCACAGTCGGAGTTGCCGCGGTTTCACTACTTCTCGGCGGCATGGTTGGTGAGCCTGCCTTCGGCATAGCATCCATGACCGCGACCGGACCTGCGGCCGAACGCCTGCCGACAATCGCCGGTGCGCCCCGGCCAACGATTGTCGCTGACCCGATTCCCTACGGAGCCAAGCGCAAGCGCCAGATGGCCGGTTACGCGTGGCGGCACTATCGCACGAGGACGTGGAGACTGACCACCGTTAGGCAAATCGTGCTGCACTACACCGTCAGCAACGACTACACCTCCGTCCACAACTTCTTCGCAAACAACTCTCGCGGGCTGGGCCCAGCTGGGAGCAAACCGGAAAGTCCAGGCAACTGCACACACTTCGTCGTCGCAAAGTCCGGCAGGATCTACCAGCAAGCGCCCCTGCGGATCATGTGCAGGGGGGCGATCGGACTTAACCACCGCAGTATCGGCATCGAGTTCGTCGAGATGCGTTCAGCGAACAACATCCTGGCCCGCAAACGACAGGTGCGCGCAGGCCAGGCCCTCGTTCGGTGGTTGCAGGCGAAGTACCGGGTGAGGTCCTCGGACGTTATTGGACACGCCATGGTCAATCGGTCCAGGTTCTTCGTTGACTACGAAGGCTGGCACAACGATCACTCCGATTGGCGCACCGGCCAGGTACGCAAATTCCGCCGTGGTTTGCGGTAACGGCACGTGCTACGAGGCTCCCGGATCCGACGCGGTCACGGCGGTCGCCAAATCGACGAGGGCGTTCGTCTCGGGTTGGTACTTGGCCGGGACTGACACCTCCACGTTGGCCATTCGGCCCGTCGTCGTGAATCGGTACCCGGCCGAGAGCTGTTCTGGATACCAATCGACACCGTTGATCGTGATCAACTCGCTCGTCGGAGTCAGACCCGCCGGTTGGTCCACACCGCATCGCAGCGTTATGGGTGGCGAGCCCCAGGCGGCAGTGGTGCTGATCTGAGGGTCTGTGGTTCGCCGTCGCTGGCCGTCTACCTCGGTCGGCAGTTGGCCCGACAACGCTGTGCAGACGTCCTGAATCTGGGGGGCGGTCGGAGCGGGCGCCGGCACTGCGACCGGTCGCGAGCACCCTGCGAGAACGAGTATCAATGCCGTCCCAAGCCCTAGGTGGACGCGACCAAGAGCGGCCCGGCCCATGATTGCCGACGGTCGGTACACAAGGATGAGCGTAGACGCGTGTGACATTGACAGGGGAGCAGCCGTGGATGAGGTAACACCCGATCAGTTGGTTGGTGACCTCGGCGAGCACCAGCTGATCGATGTATTGACGCGGCGACTGGAGCAGAACGAATCGGTGCTCGTCGGCCCCGGTGACGATGCCGCGGTCATTGCTACCCCCGATGCACGCTGCGTCGTGAGTACGGACTTGATGGTGGAAGGCAAGCATTTCAAGCGGGAGTGGTCTCGTGGGCACGACGTTGGCCGTCGACTGGCCGGCGCCAACCTCAGCGACATCTGCGCCATGGGTGCAGACCCGACTGCCTTGGTTGTTGGTCTCGTGCTCCCAGCGACGACGACGGTAGCTTGGGTGCTGGACTTCGCCGACGGCCTCGTCGTGGAGTGCCGAATGGTGAATGCCGCGGTGGTGGGTGGCGACCTTTCTGGTGGTGCCGCAATCACGGTGGCGGCAACGGCGCTAGGCGATCTTGGCGGCCGTGACGCGGTCCGTCGAGCTGGGGCCAAACCAGGAGATGTAGTTGCGCTGGCTGGCCGCGTTGGCTGGGCTGCTGCTGGATTATTCATCCTTGGCCGCGGATTCACTGCACCGAGGGCATTGGTCGCCGCCCACCGGTTCCCGGAACCGCCCTACGCGGCCGGGAAGGCGGCTGCGTTGGCGGGAGCGACATCAATGATCGATGTCAGCGATGGTTTGGTCGCCGACATCGGCCACCTTGCCCGCGCATCGGGGGCGGTGATGGCGGTCAGCACCGACTCGCTACCCGTTGATGCACCTGTCCAGGACGCCGCCTCAGCGTTCAACGCCGATCCGATGGACTGGATTCTAACCGGCGGAGACGACCACGGCCTCGTGGCAACATTCCCACCAGGCATCGTCATGCCGGAAGGATTCCGAC
This region of Candidatus Nanopelagicales bacterium genomic DNA includes:
- a CDS encoding D-alanine--D-alanine ligase — translated: MVCTVTSVGSNVRVRVAVIFGGQSSEHSISCLSAASVLAAIDRTRYDVTAVGISRTGSWHRVSDDPADWARQGDNLPSITGDEPAATIGLGPSATAGSASTIDVDVVFPVLHGPFGEDGTIQGALELAHVPYVGSGVLASAATMDKQTTKLLLAAFGLPVGRYVGISDSKWTRDREEALAQIATLRFPVFVKPARAGSSVGISKVHDLDAVPAAIEEARKQDHKLIIEESVEHAREIECGVLASLGYEPPLSSRCAEITVHGGHEFYDFAAKYLDDSATLTVPADLPEAVHKELGELAVRAFDALGCDGLARVDFFLTEDGDAVINEINTMPGFTSISLFPRMWQDSGVSYPELIDHLIKIALERGTGLQ
- a CDS encoding N-acetylmuramoyl-L-alanine amidase encodes the protein MTTVRTFATVGVAAVSLLLGGMVGEPAFGIASMTATGPAAERLPTIAGAPRPTIVADPIPYGAKRKRQMAGYAWRHYRTRTWRLTTVRQIVLHYTVSNDYTSVHNFFANNSRGLGPAGSKPESPGNCTHFVVAKSGRIYQQAPLRIMCRGAIGLNHRSIGIEFVEMRSANNILARKRQVRAGQALVRWLQAKYRVRSSDVIGHAMVNRSRFFVDYEGWHNDHSDWRTGQVRKFRRGLR
- a CDS encoding DUF3515 domain-containing protein, yielding MYRPSAIMGRAALGRVHLGLGTALILVLAGCSRPVAVPAPAPTAPQIQDVCTALSGQLPTEVDGQRRRTTDPQISTTAAWGSPPITLRCGVDQPAGLTPTSELITINGVDWYPEQLSAGYRFTTTGRMANVEVSVPAKYQPETNALVDLATAVTASDPGAS
- a CDS encoding thiamine-phosphate kinase, which encodes MSVDACDIDRGAAVDEVTPDQLVGDLGEHQLIDVLTRRLEQNESVLVGPGDDAAVIATPDARCVVSTDLMVEGKHFKREWSRGHDVGRRLAGANLSDICAMGADPTALVVGLVLPATTTVAWVLDFADGLVVECRMVNAAVVGGDLSGGAAITVAATALGDLGGRDAVRRAGAKPGDVVALAGRVGWAAAGLFILGRGFTAPRALVAAHRFPEPPYAAGKAAALAGATSMIDVSDGLVADIGHLARASGAVMAVSTDSLPVDAPVQDAASAFNADPMDWILTGGDDHGLVATFPPGIVMPEGFRPIGVVEELAGRSPEVRVDGAQWQSPGGFDHFS